CATGTTGATCcggaaaaagaataaaaaaagaaattacctaTGTTATTgcattatgtataaatatttcattaagttcataaatattacaattaatttaaacccCTTTTTTAGTTTAccatcaatattaaatttatgaaacaaactCATTTTGGTAATTAATCGCTTgacattaaatttatgtaattaattcaCACTGgtaattattgcttttatgGATTTgccaaataaaacttaaaaatccatttttttttttatgaaattatggtTAACATATAACGCTACAAAAGAAAACATGATAAAATGATAggggaaaaagaaataatgatttattctcCTCTGTAAGTGGTCAACTTCTATCTTTCGAACTATTCGACAAGCTTTGATAGCTTAACGATTTTAAAGTGTAACCCTATAAGTttactataacttttttattaactttatatggtattgaaatgtataatataatgaaatgaattttttgaaaatattttacatgtatacagttatatttttgataGGATGCACAGTTAAGATATTTGACTTAACCACACTTTTACTTTTTGGACAGCTTATCTGGTACAGCTCAGGCATATGTTTTAACTAAGTGTCATAATGAAACAAAAGCTCTTAACCACAaccaagaaaaaatttcagtgttctctataaaatgaataattttttgcaacaccttgttatatattttttaaaacattgataaaaattttacattattttctccAAGACAGAatgtaaaagtaatttctttgttACTTAATCCATCAGTGTAATTTCTAGCTCAATTaacaacttaaatttattgctaaaatttgtaacacaaaaaattgtcatgaaatgttttattttatccaaaaatattcttctgaaattcatagaaaaaaaaattctacaaatagcaatttttttttttttttttagtgtatgGACGATGTCTAGAGAAAAACCAAAATCCTCGagattttcagaataaaatattaaaaatgttactgattcttatgatttaattaaattagcacgttttcaatttgatttaaaaatttacttactacTATAACATATTGgcaaacataataaataatccattcatttaattaattccaTAATTCAGTGGCGTGCCAACTTCTTTTTGACTGGGGGGGCGAGCCAATTCTAAGTCAATTTGTCCGatctagtattttaaaataagttgtattattttaatattgtaatttatctaattttaattatattattatttccattGCTTAGGATGACAATGATATAACTATTACATTCACACCAACAAAttagataacaaaaaaatttttatcaattgtaaacaaatttttaaaaaagtgtattaaaatttaattaattaattttgtaattttacttctttaaattcattaatgcTGAGCAAGACATTTTATAGATACATATTAACCTTTTAATgagccatttatttctagtaaaggtaaattgaagaatttttggaattgaaattgatataagaatagtaattgacACAAGAAAGAATAACCcatttagcttataaaaaattaatctaaattttaatattattattttgtttttggtaTTTATCACGACCTATTTGAAACTTATTGAGTTTtacttttagttatttataaaataaatcttataaatacTACAAACTTCagaaggaattatgtattttataacttatatacgtttttttaaactaacaaactgtaaccaattttattcaaacgcacgGCAAGAAAGctgaaattattaacaaatggaaatctaaattaaaattggtaaaacaGTTCaccataaactttaaaaatagagagtaattatacttaccacggcctcaGAAAGGGTTAATCATAATGacataatatgattttttgctTCTCAAAAGCTTATTGAATCAGAAGTAATTTGTGATTTACATTTTGATTCTGGcatagattttaatttgatcatgaatacaaattttCAGTATACAAAAAAGGAGAATTAACtttatcatattaattatttaatgataaataattaatatgataaaGTTAATTCTCCTTTTTAATCTTGGTACTTGTGCTTTATCATTTAATGATAAAGTACAAGCACaagttgtataaaaattacaacaaatgaaTGACGTAAAATAGATTGGTTTCtcaaattaaatcttatttaaaaattactttgaattttaaagaaatcttctgatttttttggtttattccaaggtaaaaattgtaaatatattcaaagaaaaagaaaatatacaatttaaaacatatatgcTGTAATTCAACGAAGTAGAATTAACtttatcatattaattaaatttttatgataaaggaaaaggaatgaaaaactaaaacaaatgaagggattttcattaattaattgtaaaattataaccaaaattttattgtatatttgaggttacatggttattattttttttaaactgaacaaTGTAATATTATTCTTCGAATTATAgctattcaaaacaaaaatggaTAGCTGGATAGATCTTCTGAAAAACCTAATGATATTGGAAAATTAtatgctatatatttttaaaatatttaaaaaaaagtatcaattaaatgaaatgtttttaaagaatttaaattattataacaaaatatagagaagacaattaagaaaaatatccttaacATAAGCTACGTAAAAGCTAAAATccgataaaaatgaaatcgaaaaaaatatttacaattaaaaaaataataaatctgaaaaatttgtggtacttttaaaatttattacatagtttttatgaagacttattattttattaatgagtaaacaaaaataatcaaagcaaaacaaaaagtcccaattagcttaaaaatatttgaaaaatagcaaggactgaagaataaaaattattatagagaaaaaaaatccgaagaaaataacatttttaaaaataactaacaaaaaattaaagtaaactgcgaagattgaaaattaaaatgtgtggAAAATGCATTTCAATAATACCTGATTAAAtatagaaagtaaataaagtcagacaaaaatcaaattactgCGCCATGTATACtgtcaaaaaatgcattaaactaTGTCTGACGCACAAAAAAAGgagtaaattaaaagattattgaGCAACCTTAGAATCGCCatgttaataattgaaaattacaaatcGCAAACATGAGAATGCTCTGACTAAATTGCTAGgaccattttttttccagattgcggctatccccaTTATTTTAAGGAATCTGCATAcgttgaaagaaaaatgtttattcaaaacgTTTCTGTGGGGGAAATTTCTTGTCCGTCTACTCTAATTATTTCGCATACTTAAAGTTAGGCTCTCGAGCCATTCATGTTGAGTCCTGCGAAAATTCGATCTAAGAGTGTTcgctttgtttatttatttgcgcTCAATACATTGTGTTCgattttgctataaaatagaAAGCCTCTCGCTCGTTCACGTACATAAATAACGCGAATCGAGATTATTTGAAGTGCCTGCACCCTGCACTGCACAgaatcagaaattaaaagagCGTGAGCGTGCGAGATATTACGCGAAAGAGCTCTCTAATAACGTTTATTCTTgaacgaaataataatttgtgtttGGCGTGGTTTAGCCGCTTCTGTACATATTCcgtaaattttcacatttaactGACCAAttagaatgtaaaaatatttttatctttgtttttatcatttttagtaaaaaatgcgaTGCTAATTCTTTATATAACTGAACAATGTACAGAAGCAGCTAAACCACACCaaacacaaattattatttcgttcAAGAATAAACGTTATTAGAGAGCTCTTTCGCGTAATATCTCGCACGCTCACGctcttttaatttctgattcTGTGCAGTGCAGGGTGCAGGCACTTCaaatcagggctaaagagaatagaagggctggttcactcctttgaagtatctttcgccgcgccgatcctccgacgtcactctagtgacgtcactttggcgcaaagctcgcacttttacttcaagaacggagcgtttggccttactagctctaactaatattggatcatttctttttgcgagatattctaagacatttgttattttctataatgactttcctcagtttttgcagtgaatttacaagaatttaaaactattatcgaaatgccagtttgcgcgattgcaacttgcaaaaattctgatataNNNNNNNNNNNNNNNNNNNNNNNNNNNNNNNNNNNNNNNNNNNNNNNNNNNNNNNNNNNNNNNNNNNNNNNNNNNNNNNNNNNNNNNNNNNNNNNNNNNNNNNNNNNNNNNNNNNNNNNNNNNNNNNNNNNNNNNNNNNNNNNNNNNNNNNNNNNNNNNNNNNNNNNNNNNNNNNNNNNNNNNNNNNNNNNNNNNNNNNNNNNNNNNNNNNNNNNNNNNNNNNNNNNNNNNNNNNNNNNNNNNNNNNNNNNNNNNNNNNNNNNNNNNNNNNNNNNNNNNNNNNNNNNNNNNNNNNNNNNNNNNNNNNNNNNNNNNNNNNNNNNNNNNNNNNNNNNNNNNNNNNNNNNNNNNNNNNNNNNNNNNNNNNNNNNNNNNNNNNNNNNNNNNNNNNNNNNNNNNNNNNNNNNNNNNNNNNNNNNNNNNNNNNNNNNNNNNNNNNNNNNNNNNNNNNNNNNNNNNNNNNNNNNNNNNNNNNNNNNNNNNNNNNNNNNNNNNNNNNNNNNNNNNNNNNNNNNNNNNNNNNNNNNNNNNNNNNNNNNNNNNNNNNNNNNNNNNNNNNNNNNNNNNNNNNNNNNNNNNNNNNNNNNNNNNNNNNNNNNNNNNNNNNNNNNNNNNNNNNNNNNNNNNNNNNNNNNNNNNNNNNNNNNNNNNNNNNNNNNNNNNNNNNNNNNNNNNNNAAACAATCCTGACACAggactatttatttatttatttatttgaaattccaaAGCAAATATCATACCAGAGAAAAACGTCATACGACTTTCTTCctacgtaaaaaaatttttttttaatgatttgtcTTAACAATGATTTGTCTTATTTGCTTTcggatttttaaagaaaacaataaaatttttaaaaaaaatgtggaaaaataaaatttaagcagttTTATGTGTAGGGTTTTTCTCATCTTGTTCCAGTTTTATTTATCAGGATTTAAATCGAAATTGgaaacggaaaataaaaatatttaaatattcaatagataaagagaaatattcacatttttaagaaatgttaaattacAACAGTATTGATCGGATCAATTCTTTATCCTCTATCAgcagtatttataatttcagcattaaaatttaaaaaaattaatactttaaatttaaaaaaattattcatgaaaaaagCTTTCACTATGTTACTTAGCACAAAGTTATTAACACAATTTGACCATCCTATAAAAtcacgattaaaaaaaactacaaaaattacgctgaaatttttttctcaccaaTGCTACGGAAATAAATTGCCCCATTCTTAGAAATATATGctttgtttaattaaagtttttattactgaaaataataaaatattatagaaatttttaacgaagctttttttaagaataatttttttgttgcatttttattgctaaaaatgtaaatggtagttactttttttgtattaagataaaaattatcattatttatgcaaattatagTTGGTCTATAAAggttttttcaaatgatttatttgaCATGAGAGAGAAAAATAGTGTAACGGATTTAAATGTGTAACGGATTTGGTGTTTGAATTCTGCTCTACAtaatcaatcataaaaaaattaaaggttgattttcatttctgaatcaaattaaacttgttaaaagcaaaaagaattcgaaatattattttacaattaaaaaaaaaaaaattcctaatataAACTGATAACAAAATCCATACACAATAAACAGTAAAATCATGACCTAATCCactatataaatgaatttgatatacgaacataataaaaacatttactatacgaacaaatatataaaacaattctaacagtacataattattaaagcattaaataatttaatggaatgaaaacatttgcttacctctttcgaaatttattgttattcaaCGAGAAGCTTCATTAAGAATTTGAATTATTGATGGATGACACAATTTAGGTTAAAAAGAACTGTTGCAACTAATTTATCAAACTGATGTAAAAAAACAACTACAAAAATCaaccaaataatttaaagcaattaaacaaaataaaaaaaaatatgctttaatttaaaatcgatagcttaaattacgtaattaaatgagctaaaaaagaaaattcaacagAGAGCGTTAAAAGTCTCATCACAAAATGACCAGAGAAAAATGTCAACAAGATTCTTCCCCAGTTTAGATCCCGCCTAAAACATCTGTTTTCTCAGAAAATCTAGATAATTGCTTGTTTGAGACAATTTATGAAGAGATATCCAAATAAGATATGGTTTTGTGGATAtctgacattttaaaaagaggTCAAAGgggcataaaaatgaaaattacagaAGCAAAAGTACTTTTTTCCATAGAGTAACATGAGGTGGCTGTTTTTGAGGAGACAAATAACTGTCTTTGTGGGGGGTTTGGCCACCAGAATTATATGCCAAGGTGGGTGGAAAGGAAATTCTTGAAGGTCAAGGGATTCTTTGAAACCAATTTTTATCAGTGGAGGATGCCTTTTATTACTCTTTCCAGGGAAgggtaaaagaaatgaaattattttagttttctaaacatttgatatattttatatgcaatCCGTTTTTCAagaagtattttgtttttaaaattgttttttttttttcgtttaattacGTATATAGAAAATACtcgtatgtaaaaaaaagtctttgtcttaagaaaaaaacaatttcttttttctaaaattaccaattaaactgaattttattttcacgaaTTGCTAAATTTCAGAAGGGGCGAAGCACATTATTCGCCCCCTAATTcactattaaataaagtttttgatttcgaaaataacttaaaagtagaaaaaaaggtttttttttctaaagttatcaATTTAACTTGACATTATTTTCACGAATGGCTAAATTTCAGAAGGAGTGAAGCATATTATTCGCCGACcttcaattgggtataatatgaaaaaaacacaactacttcgatttagtaggaacaacatatgacgcaatgctaaacgaattgaatttagttgttgtttatttagttattgttattagtagttgttattatttgttttagttgttgttgtttacttagttgtatttagtttcaataacttttctttataatgcaataaaatctggcgagcagctatttaaacgatcgaacacttcgtttgtttatttgtggcttgaagttaggctcgcagaaaatgccgttcatgggttaaatttagtaggaacaacacaacctgtgacgtaggctatattatacccaattaaatttcagaggaaaatgaaattttatattttaaaaatagcttcacaatagaaaaaaattagactttttaaaaagttaccaATTTAATTTAGCTTCATTCTCATGAATGTCTAAATTTCATAAGGGTCTAAGTACACTATTCGCCCcctcaattaaatttcagaataaatagtgttttcttttaaaaaaaacaacaactttgaagttgaaaaaaagtttttttttctaaaattactcatttaacttaactttattttcacgAATGGCACATTGTTCGCCCCCTCAACTTAAAGtcgcagtaaaataaaaattttgatttcgaaaataattttaaagtagaaaaagaaattgttccttttttttctttgcttgaCCTTATAGTCACTaatgtctaaatttcaaaaGGGGCTAAGCACACTATTTGCTCcctcaattaaatttcagaagaaaataattttatttatttatttttaaatttaaaaaatttccttttttttctaaaactaccAATCCAACTTTATTTTCACGAATGGCTAATTTCAGAAGGGGCGAAGCACATCATTCGCccctcaattaaattaaattaatttattaattcaacccctcaatttagttgaaaaaaataaggttttttttcccctctaagtttactaatatataatttgaCTTCATTTTTGTGAATGTCTAAATTTTAGAAGGGGCGAAACGCATTATTCGCCCcctcaattaaaatgaaattaatttattaattcgctccctcaattaaattaatttacctcTCGCCCCCTCAATTTAGTTGgggaaaaaaggtttttttccctctaagtttactaatttaaattgacttcatttttttgaatgtctaaatttcagaaggGGCGAAACGCATTATTCgcccttttattaaatatcagaggaaaataaagttttctttttgaaaaatagcttcTGAGTTGAGAAAAAGAGCCttgtctttatatttattataacctcttactttaatttcagaggaaaatagttttaaagttcaatttaaaatgtttttttttctaaaaatttacgtttttactattttttaattggaatttaacttgattttattttctcgaATGTTTACATTTCAGGAGGGGCGAAACATATTATTTGCCCCCTCACAAAAATTTCAGAGGGGGCTACTGCCCCCTCTTACCTAATAAGAATTACTTATTAAGttagaattactttttaaagtaccactgtataaatttatttaagatatgttcagttattattaatagtttaaaacacATTTGCAATGACACTCTCATTCGAGAAGAACACAAATACACAATTTCCTGACCTATGACCTCAGCTCCAACTGgttgtttataaacaaattgGCTGCCATATATTAAACACTGCCATATcgcatattaaatttattaaaatattttatttcaaacagatttattatataattatatttttgtgtaaccatgattttttcatgcatttcacaacttttttgcataattagtttgtctTACATTGCTTCATACCTttatgttaagtaagaaataattcaaatcacTCTATATGGAAAAGTATAGAATGTGCCACTTTAGAGAATTCATATTCGATGAGATAGGCTTACTttgctaacataaacaaatgccatGTTTCAACAGCCAATCAGATACACATATCCAACTGTGTGCTCCAAAAATTTCCAGAATTGATAATAGCAAGTTTCCAAGAGAAtttctagttttaattgctTCCAAAGAGAGTACCTTTCCAAACTGATGGAGCAATCTTTCATGAAAATTaacttgcttaaaaaataaataagcagagACACACTAATTTGTGtgtttaaatatatcaaaacacTTTTCAGGACAAAAGCggcactttattttattctatggagacagtaaaatttttaaaaaaattgtttgaaaataacaaaaaaattaaatgacttgtatttaataaaagattccTCATCTTctcataagaaaatatttatttctagattttttcaatacacataaaaatgttatttattttgagaacataaaagaaaacaaaaaataagatttagaaagaaaaaagaaacatttgtttaTGGATTTTGTGTGCATCATTAGTCTAAgtaaacaaacaagaaaaaattaaatgctcatTGCAAAATTCAACTATATACAAGCCATATAACATCTTCATGTAGCAGACAATTTAACACTGTTGATATATTAAACTCTAAAACCTTGCttacttttaagcaaattattattttaaaacatttccaaCTAAATTTCTTGCTTCAACTTCCtaacatttgatattttatgtgTACAACTTATAGGATAAATTGGTGCAACAGTCAGGTTTTAAGATCACTCTTCATTGACCGAACATCTTCACAgaaactttaactttaaaacaattcacAACTAAATCTCTTGCTCCAACTTCTTTATATCCGATAATATTTTACGTGTATAACTTACAGGATCAATTGGTGAAACAGTCACTACAGTTGTTTTTAGACGACTTTCTTCATTGAATGTCTCCATTTTAGTGCGAAGCTTGAAGACATAGGATTTGAAATTTGCCTCAGTAAgaacttcattaaatttttcttcatcattttcttTGAATGATCCTAATTCTTGGGCTGAAACACCCAAAATAGCTTCTGCAGATTCTTGGAAACAAGTTACCCAtgtattttcagtaaaatctgCAACACTCAAGGACAACAGGAGACGCCATTGAAACTCACTGTATTCTCGATTACATTTTTCACATCTGTAGACACCATTATTCATATCaacaacttttttattacattcttgTGAAGGACAAGCcatatataaacaattttccTTCCTCAACATTACTATGGtagctttatttatataataatcagGTTTGTCACCCATGCCAAGTTGTTCACTCGCAGTTTGGGCAAATGTTTTCCAATCTCCGCCCATACTACCCGATGGTCCTTTACCAGATATCGACTGAACCTCCATATTGGCTCCTTCTCTTTCAAACCAGCCTTTTAAAATGTGAGCTTCCTTTATATCTGGATTTATTTGCATAGAACTACTCATGCTTACAGATAATGTTCTGCCATTGAATTCTGATACTCTAGCACCTTTGACTGCTATAACAGGATTTGAGGTTCCATCAAACTTTTCAGCATCACTTCCCCACAAAGTTAAACTAACCTCCTTATTACTACGATCAACAAGCTTGACCTCTCTTTTCACCAATTCCTTTCCTTGCTTTGAAATAAGAGTAGTAGCATCTGTGCAGCTTTTACAAACGCCAATCACGTCAATATTCGTATCTTTTTCTACTTGCTCGATCTCGGCGATGGGCACAAAATCGAATCGAAGTGACGGAATGGAAGTGGATTCTTCACAAGGCATGACTGTAGTGTCATTGTTAAAAGTTAACTCATATTCATTTTTGAGAGATGAGTACCTTTTATCAGCGGTTTTTAGCTGAGCTTTAGATAAGTAATACACTTTGCCAACTTCAatcaaatcataatatttaCCAGCAGCATCATTGAAGGCAGTTGCTTTAATTTCCCCACTTTCATCGAGCAAATTCATAGAAAACAGTTTTCCTTCACCACGTGCATTACTATAAGTACGCAAGGGTGTTTTGTTAGTGACTCGAACTTTAATAGtccatttattttgatatgGTGTTAAACTTGAAATTGGGTGAACAGCAGTGCCATTAACCATTGAAGTTTCAGACACATTATGCTGTGGTTCCTTTGCATAAGATGGCTTAGCACTCCCATTTGTTGCAGCAGCTCCAGTAGAAGGAGCTGGTTGGGCTGCATTTGCAGCAGTTGCATTTACAGGATTTCCTATTTTTTCATTGACTTCATGGCTGGGACACAATACTGTCAAATTTAATAAGATGATAACTTTACGATCAGGTTGAACCTGATTACACACACATTTATCAACTCTAACAACCGTAAATTTCTCTAACTCTTTGTTGGTAACCATGTGGTTCAGTTGAGTGCCGAGCATTGCAAATGGACACCCAATAACTCCATCTGAAATAAGTAAACGATAACGATCATTACCAGTTCCTGGGATTTTTTTGCAACCAAGTATTTGTAGAACAGCATTTGGCACATCTTCTCCCTGCAATATTCTGTCTATAGCTCCAGATGTCAGTTGGGGAGCCATTACTATCTAAaagtcaaaaaacaaaaatcacaaaatttgaaaaataaataaataaaaaacactttaccAGCTTTCATtctctaaaagtatttttattgttaagcaatatttattaaaaaaattataaaacactgACTTATTCTTAGGAAGCCATGGACTGTAATTCCAGGCAATAGCGCAGTTTGTGCGATCGAGAATCATAGAAATTATGGCAGTCcaggataaatttttaatgtaaataaataaaaaaattgatgcaaaatttttgattgcaaaataaaaattttgctttacaaaTAAGTTATTACTATTTCTATATACtttgatttctattatttttaatacttgtgctaatttaattaagaattgtataaaaataaaaatttatttttcctgttaaagaaaataaactttactttctaaaaaattattgtaactaAGGGGGGAGAAAAcagttttgaatattataaaggCACTAACTTTTCTGCACCCTTGGTGCCATAGAGCGAGTGATTTAAAACATAACTCACAATGctacttaatgaaaaaaaataataaaaacaaggCTTTGCTACATTACtcattaaattgataaaacaatatacatttatctttatattatgGACTTACATTTATTCTCACTTCAGTTCAattacataacaaaattaaaacaaggcACAACaactcatattaatttcaaaagtaacttttaacGTTAATCTAAACATCTTAATCAGTCAAAAATCGACATTATTCTGcagtctaaaaaaatataactctagcttaaattttagtaatattttcttctaaattttgaatactCAAGAAACTGGATtctctacttaaaaaaaaataaaaataaaataaaaattgactaaccaagtagaagaaaaagattattctaaatatgataaattctatttagtaATATACTAGcttatgaaaagaaacaaaaacggttgtggttttcagaaaataaaaattgtagattGCTGTTcttaatataacaataaaaaaaatttaattctataataaCCTCTGAACATCAACTCAAGAGCTAccaatttataaatgttaaatgaagaaatataaatccatattgataaaataaggaaaattaacacaataaaataaagtatgcaaaataaaaataacagggCAATTGTAATTAAAGAGCTCTGTgcttataaactaaaaaagaatttttaccaT
The nucleotide sequence above comes from Parasteatoda tepidariorum isolate YZ-2023 chromosome 6, CAS_Ptep_4.0, whole genome shotgun sequence. Encoded proteins:
- the LOC107449115 gene encoding replication protein A 70 kDa DNA-binding subunit, producing MAPQLTSGAIDRILQGEDVPNAVLQILGCKKIPGTGNDRYRLLISDGVIGCPFAMLGTQLNHMVTNKELEKFTVVRVDKCVCNQVQPDRKVIILLNLTVLCPSHEVNEKIGNPVNATAANAAQPAPSTGAAATNGSAKPSYAKEPQHNVSETSMVNGTAVHPISSLTPYQNKWTIKVRVTNKTPLRTYSNARGEGKLFSMNLLDESGEIKATAFNDAAGKYYDLIEVGKVYYLSKAQLKTADKRYSSLKNEYELTFNNDTTVMPCEESTSIPSLRFDFVPIAEIEQVEKDTNIDVIGVCKSCTDATTLISKQGKELVKREVKLVDRSNKEVSLTLWGSDAEKFDGTSNPVIAVKGARVSEFNGRTLSVSMSSSMQINPDIKEAHILKGWFEREGANMEVQSISGKGPSGSMGGDWKTFAQTASEQLGMGDKPDYYINKATIVMLRKENCLYMACPSQECNKKVVDMNNGVYRCEKCNREYSEFQWRLLLSLSVADFTENTWVTCFQESAEAILGVSAQELGSFKENDEEKFNEVLTEANFKSYVFKLRTKMETFNEESRLKTTVVTVSPIDPVSYTRKILSDIKKLEQEI